The Lucilia cuprina isolate Lc7/37 chromosome 5, ASM2204524v1, whole genome shotgun sequence genome includes a window with the following:
- the LOC124418464 gene encoding neuronal calcium sensor 2-like, translating to MLGACSSNRPADSAEERAKNIFSKMDENNDGQLTQEEFLKGCLQDEELSKMLAP from the coding sequence ATGCTTGGAGCATGCTCATCAAATAGGCCCGCTGATTCTGCTGAGGAACGAGCGAAAAATATATTCTCTAAAATGGATGAGAATAACGATGGTCAATTAACACAGGAAGAATTTTTAAAAGGCTGCCTTCAAGATGAAGAATTGTCGAAAATGTTGGCGCCCTAA